CCGCCAGCGCGAGCAGCGCGAACAGCGGCGCGCCGACCAGCAAGGCCGCAGCCGAGCCCACGATGTCGACCGCGCGCTTGGCGATCGCGTTCCAGCCCACCAGCGGTGACTCGATCAGCCGGATCATGGGCAGGCCGTCGAAGTCCTCGATGCCGCCCTGCACGGTGTCGATGCCGAGCAGGTCGGGTACGAAGCGCACCGCGGCGGTGGTGTCGTGCAGCTCGCGCAGGAGCTTCAGCGGGTTCGCCGGGTCGGCGCGGTCGAGCGCCAGCACGACCTGGTCGATGTCCTCGTCCGACACCACCGTGTGTAGGGCCTCGTAGCCGCCGAGCCAGGGCGCGCCGCTGCCCAGGCCCGCGGACGAGGGCCCGAGGAAGCCGCGCACGCGGAAGCCGAGCTCGGGGAGCCGGGTGAGTCGCGCGTGGATCTCGCGCGCGAGCGTACCCGTGCCCACGATCAACACGTTCTGCACGAAGCGCCCGTTGCGGCGCAGCCGGCGCAGCGCGGCGCGCAGCGCGAGGCGCGAGGCCACGAGGTAGACCCCCGCCGTGCCCGCGAACAGGCCGACCGTGAGACGCGAGACCCAGGCCAGCCGCCCGAAGAAGGTCAGGGTGGCCAGGAACAGCGTGCCGAGCAGGCAGACCTCGACCAGCCGGCGGACCTCGGAGGGCAGTGAGTGCACCCGGTGCCCGTCGTACAGCCCGCGCCAGCGCAACAAGATGTGCCAGATGGGCAGGATCCCGATCAACAGCCAGGGGTAGTCGGACAGCGTGTAGGCGTGCTCGGGCTCGGGCATCCAGCCCGACACGAAGCGCAGCCAGGTCGCGGTCTCCCAGGCCAGCGCCACGCAGGCGAGATCCGCCAGGGCGAGCAGGCCGCGCAGCACCTCACTGTGTTTGCGAAGCACGCGGAAAGGCTAGCAGGCAAGCGGCGAAGCCGCGCGCAGTGAGCCGCAGGCGAACGTAGACCTATCGGGGGGAGCCGCCCGTGAGGTCCCGGTCGATCTGCGCCGCGGCCTCGCGGCCCTCGGCGATCGCCCAGACCACGAGCGACTGGCCGCGCCGCATGTCGCCAGCGGCGTACACGCGCGGC
The Myxococcota bacterium genome window above contains:
- a CDS encoding undecaprenyl-phosphate glucose phosphotransferase, which translates into the protein MLRKHSEVLRGLLALADLACVALAWETATWLRFVSGWMPEPEHAYTLSDYPWLLIGILPIWHILLRWRGLYDGHRVHSLPSEVRRLVEVCLLGTLFLATLTFFGRLAWVSRLTVGLFAGTAGVYLVASRLALRAALRRLRRNGRFVQNVLIVGTGTLAREIHARLTRLPELGFRVRGFLGPSSAGLGSGAPWLGGYEALHTVVSDEDIDQVVLALDRADPANPLKLLRELHDTTAAVRFVPDLLGIDTVQGGIEDFDGLPMIRLIESPLVGWNAIAKRAVDIVGSAAALLVGAPLFALLALAVKRSSPGPVFYRQERMGLDGRLFSMIKFRTMVVDAERDTGAVWAVANDSRRTRLGAFLRRTNLDEIPQFWNVLKGEMSLVGPRPERPEFIREFRAGLPGYMLRHTVKGGLTGWAQVNGCRGNTSIERRLELDMAYLRRWSLGLDLRILFLTLLRGFNDPNAY